The Cellulomonas flavigena DSM 20109 DNA segment TGACGGCCTTGCGGATCGTCACCTTCGTGTCCGCGAGCGGCACGACGCCGAAGCTCACGGACGTCTGCTGCGGCAGTTCGGCGTTGTGCACGAGCGTGTCGTTGGTGACCGCGGCGAGCGCGTCGACGCGTCCGGAGCCGACGCGCGCGGGCCCGTAGAAGAGGTCGCCGCCGGGCTCGGTGGCCAGGTCGTGCGTCGCGGTGTTGACGATGCTGGCCTTGACCTGCGCTGCCGACCAGCCCGGGTGCGCCTCGGTGACGAGGGCGGCGATGCCGGCGACGTGCGGGGACGCCATCGACGTGCCGTTGCTCGAGGCGCCGTCGTTGCCCGAGCCGACGCCGGCGGACACGATCTGCTGACCGGGTGCGGCGACGTCGGGCTTGGCCCAGCCGAGCGCACCGTGGGCGCCGCGCGACGAGGAGCCGCTGAGCGTGTCGGGTGCGACGTCCTGGCGCGTGGCCAGCGCGAGCGAGGGCCCGATGCGTGCGACGAGCGTGCCGCTCTCGATCTCGGGGAGCAGCTTCACGGTGGTGGCCGCGGTCATCTGGAAGCCGGGCACCTTGTCGTTGCCGGCGATCCCGGCGGCGAACACGGGCACCGTGGTGGGCAGCAGCACGCCGACCGCGCCGGCGGCCGTCGCGTTGTTGAACCGGGCGGCCGAGCCGCAGGCCCGGGTCGCGTCGTCGTCGTCCCACCACAGGTAGGCGATCTTCCCGGCGACCGCGGCCGCCTGCTCGGCCGTGAAGGCCGTGCAGCCGTCGAAGCGCGCGCCGACGTACGCGACGGGTGCCTCGACGTCCTCGCCGAGGTAGGCGACGGAGTTCTGGCCGGCGTACCGGCCGGCGAGTGCCTCGTCGGACGCGGCGGTGACCTCGACCGCGTCGAACGGCAGGTCCTTGCCCACCGACCACGCCACCGTCAGGCCGGCGTACCCGTTGCCGGGCGAGCCGCCGATGTCCTCGATGTCGCCCTCGTTGCCCGCGGAGAGCACGACGGTCGTACCGAGCGCGGTGAGCTCGGCGACCTGGGTCGACTCGGGGTCGTCGGCGGGTGCGCCGGAGGCGCCGAGCGAGAGGTTGAGCACGTCGAGGCGGTCGTCGAACGAGCCGTCGCCGTCGGGGTCGGCCGCCCAGTCGAGCGCGAGCGCCGTGAGCGCGGTCGACCCGGCGACGTCACCGAAGACCTTGAGCGCGTACAGCCCGGCCTTCGGGGCGGTCCCGGGGCCGACGGGCCAGTCGGCGACGGACGTGAGCGCGGCGTAGTCGCCGTCGAACGTCTCGCCGTCGGGTGTGACGCCGTACCCGCCGGCGGTGCCGGCGACGTGCGTGCCGTGGCCGTGCACGTCGATGGGGTTCTCGTCGGGGGCGGCGACGCGCTGCTCGGGCGTGCCGTTCGCGTCGTAGTCCCGCCCGGCGAAGTCGTAGCCGCCGAGGTACTTCTCGGGGTCGAAGGACCCGGCGGGGACCGGTCCGGTGCCGTCCTCGCCGTACGCGGCCTCGTAGGCCTCGACGGTGCCGGGGCCGCCGAACGCGGCGTGCGTGTAGTCGATGCCGGTGTCGATGATGCCGACGGTCACGTCGGTGCCGAGGACGCCGGTGCTCTGCCAGGTCGCGAGGGCCTTGGTGAACTCGACCTGCGCGGCGTTGTCGAGGGTGCGGGTGCCGACGAGGCGCACGGAGCGGACGCCCGGGTCGTCGGCGAGCGCGCGCACCTGGTCGGCGTCGCCCAGCACCAGGGCGCCGGACAGCAGGTTGGTGACGGTGCCGAGGCGCTGCGGCTGCGCGGTGAGGGTGCGTGCGCCCGCGGGTGCGGCCTCGGCCGGCACGACGTCCTCGGCGGCGGCCTGCGTGCGCTCGGCGGCGGCGCGGACCTGGGCGGGGCTGCCCCCGTCCTGCGCGACCTCGACGCCCGAGGGGGTCTCGAGCTCGACGAATGCGGTGACGGTGCCCGTGGCCTCGGCGAGCGCGTCGCCGACGGCGGGGCCCGACTCGGACGCGACGCGGTCGAGAGGCGCGTCGCGGGTGACGAGCAGGTCGGAGAGCCCGGACGGGTCGGGTGGTGCGGCTGCTGCGGAGGGGACCCCGAGCAGGGCGCCCGTGAGGGCGACGGACACGGCGGTGAGGCCGGCGAGCGAGCGACGTGGCATGAGGTCTCATCCCGGAGGGTCGGACGACGGAGGGCGCGCGGGGGCACGGCGGTGGACCCCCGACGTCATACCCGGGTGTGGCTCAGTCATGACGCCCGGGCACGGGGTGCACGCTACTGACCAGTAGGCGTTTCGTCACGCCTTCTCCACAACTTGCCGTGCCGCACGCTTCGCCGTCTTCGCCCGAATCGCCGTACCGGGCGCGGGTCCGCAGGAGCGAGGGGTGCCCGAGGGGCAGGTCAGCGGGGGGCGAGCTGCTCCATGCCGTACGGGGGAGTGGTCACCGGGGTGCCGGTGCGCTCGGCGACCACGCGCGCCGTCACGATCGGGATGGAGCCCGTGCGCGGCACGTCGGCCGCCGCCGGGGCGGCCGTGAAGCGGGGCTTGCGGCCCGGTCGGCGGCGGAAGCGGCGGTCCTCGATGCCCTCGAGGGTGGTCGCCCGCCAGACCGCTCCGCCGTTCAGGCGGCCGTCCGGCTGCGGCAGCCACGGCACCTTGCGGGACAGCCACACGCGGATGGTGGCGTGCTCGACGTCGAGCCGCCGGGCGAGCCGGGCGATGTCGTAGAGGTCGTCGAGACCGTTGCCGTCGGCCGACGGCGGGACCGTGCCGACCGTGGGCGGTCGGACGTCGTCTGCGGGCACGGCGGCCAGCGTAGTGCGCCCGTGCGGGGGACGTGTGACGCTTGGG contains these protein-coding regions:
- a CDS encoding S8 family serine peptidase → MPRRSLAGLTAVSVALTGALLGVPSAAAAPPDPSGLSDLLVTRDAPLDRVASESGPAVGDALAEATGTVTAFVELETPSGVEVAQDGGSPAQVRAAAERTQAAAEDVVPAEAAPAGARTLTAQPQRLGTVTNLLSGALVLGDADQVRALADDPGVRSVRLVGTRTLDNAAQVEFTKALATWQSTGVLGTDVTVGIIDTGIDYTHAAFGGPGTVEAYEAAYGEDGTGPVPAGSFDPEKYLGGYDFAGRDYDANGTPEQRVAAPDENPIDVHGHGTHVAGTAGGYGVTPDGETFDGDYAALTSVADWPVGPGTAPKAGLYALKVFGDVAGSTALTALALDWAADPDGDGSFDDRLDVLNLSLGASGAPADDPESTQVAELTALGTTVVLSAGNEGDIEDIGGSPGNGYAGLTVAWSVGKDLPFDAVEVTAASDEALAGRYAGQNSVAYLGEDVEAPVAYVGARFDGCTAFTAEQAAAVAGKIAYLWWDDDDATRACGSAARFNNATAAGAVGVLLPTTVPVFAAGIAGNDKVPGFQMTAATTVKLLPEIESGTLVARIGPSLALATRQDVAPDTLSGSSSRGAHGALGWAKPDVAAPGQQIVSAGVGSGNDGASSNGTSMASPHVAGIAALVTEAHPGWSAAQVKASIVNTATHDLATEPGGDLFYGPARVGSGRVDALAAVTNDTLVHNAELPQQTSVSFGVVPLADTKVTIRKAVTVQNLGSTARTYSTKVTSSTTAGGATITAAPASLRVPAGGSGVVTLTFTADPATVAREIDPTMQAEQIPGLQREFVSQVSGRLVLTSGDKEWRLPVQGTPRPTTDLEASDVTFGPGADTGEIAFTGRDVEAAGWYGLATPLVHAADSPRLEAVPAEVETSRSTVAAGDIRHVGWTSTAPALAADGDDLTDPTAHGYLGVGIATDADWAVLGHALTVWVHVDTDRDGETDVVALVSKLADTDYSVVETYDLESGDLLAGPELLYPFAGEIEMGSFDNSTVVVPVPLAALGVAEGTQVDVSVETRSEYAYPADGIVDEVGPFTVDPWAPPLWFDSNIGADFVSQTFDGATVTAHRGPGAEDAKVLVLHHLNGAGDRAQVVAVDAAEVVATTTSLDVESAGVAGEETLLQVSVSPPEATGSVTFYDGETELGSTEVVDGAAVRSTSELGAGTHRLRAAYVPDDPRFAASESEVVEVELAPSASTTTLRLSPTVARYGQATTATVTVKGASWAPSGTVTVRERGKVLATADVTVDGLTGTATLTLPRDLAAGTHRLDAVFEGSTDVTRSSAAGQLRVLPAAATATLETASWTVARNSRPTVTVRVGGTEGAPPATGRVTVLLGVQPAGTVRLVDGVATVTLPAVRTSSVVTALYHGDGNYLPTATARAIRVG